From a single Lewinella sp. LCG006 genomic region:
- a CDS encoding Re/Si-specific NAD(P)(+) transhydrogenase subunit alpha, which yields MSVTFGVLAEHNDKRVALVPKNVEKLVGMGATVLVEHSAGQNAGFADEMYQQAGATGATQEDLLTKADILLSIYPPERERLAKFPAGKILVSQFRPYFDEDVVSYLQQHQLQAFSLDMIPRSTLAQRMDVLSSMASIAGYQAVLAAARLLPRFFPMMITAAGSIKPAKVLIIGAGVAGLQAIATAKRLGAIVEAFDVRAAAREEVQSLGARFVEVEGAKDDATAGGYAVEQTEEFKKKQAALIQEHARQADVVITTAQVRGRKAPILVEADTVGQMRPGSVIVDLAASTGGNCALTQDEKTIVHEGVTILGHSDLAKEMPQNASELFSNNLFNFLELLVKEGELFIDESNEIVSSTLITK from the coding sequence ATGAGTGTAACATTTGGTGTCCTGGCAGAGCACAATGACAAGCGCGTAGCACTGGTTCCGAAGAACGTAGAAAAACTGGTTGGAATGGGTGCGACGGTCTTGGTAGAACATTCGGCTGGGCAAAATGCCGGTTTCGCGGATGAGATGTACCAACAAGCCGGGGCCACCGGTGCCACACAAGAGGACCTACTTACCAAAGCAGATATTCTGCTCAGCATTTATCCTCCTGAACGGGAACGTCTGGCAAAATTCCCTGCCGGAAAAATTCTCGTCAGCCAGTTTCGACCTTATTTCGACGAAGATGTGGTGAGCTATCTACAGCAACATCAGCTGCAAGCATTCAGCCTCGATATGATTCCTCGGAGTACGCTGGCCCAAAGGATGGATGTTCTGTCCTCGATGGCGTCTATTGCGGGTTACCAGGCCGTATTGGCAGCTGCCCGCCTCTTGCCCCGCTTTTTTCCGATGATGATTACCGCCGCGGGAAGTATCAAGCCCGCAAAAGTGTTGATTATCGGTGCTGGTGTAGCGGGCCTGCAAGCTATTGCTACCGCCAAACGACTCGGAGCTATTGTAGAGGCCTTTGACGTGAGGGCAGCCGCACGCGAAGAAGTACAAAGCCTCGGCGCCCGTTTTGTAGAAGTAGAAGGGGCAAAAGATGATGCTACAGCCGGTGGTTACGCAGTAGAACAAACCGAAGAATTCAAGAAAAAGCAGGCAGCGCTTATCCAGGAGCACGCTCGGCAAGCGGATGTAGTGATCACCACCGCTCAAGTTAGGGGCAGGAAAGCTCCCATACTCGTAGAAGCAGATACGGTAGGCCAGATGCGGCCCGGCTCGGTGATCGTAGACCTGGCTGCTTCTACGGGTGGCAACTGCGCACTCACCCAAGATGAAAAAACCATCGTTCACGAGGGCGTCACCATTTTAGGTCATTCTGACCTTGCGAAAGAAATGCCGCAAAACGCCAGCGAACTTTTCAGCAATAACCTCTTCAACTTTTTAGAACTTCTGGTCAAAGAAGGGGAATTGTTCATTGATGAAAGTAACGAAATCGTCAGCAGTACACTCATTACTAAGTAA
- a CDS encoding NAD(P) transhydrogenase subunit alpha has product MDQLIAFFNEHLLMLYLLLFTIILGFEIIAKVPTVLHTPLMSGANAISGVVIIGGILLVKQAAADDWLLLVGGAVAIVLGMINVVGGFAVTDRMLDMFKKKKS; this is encoded by the coding sequence ATGGATCAGCTTATTGCCTTTTTCAATGAGCATTTACTGATGCTCTACCTCCTATTGTTCACCATCATTCTGGGCTTTGAGATCATTGCCAAGGTGCCTACCGTTTTGCATACGCCTCTGATGTCGGGTGCGAATGCGATCAGCGGAGTCGTCATTATCGGGGGTATTTTGCTCGTCAAACAAGCAGCAGCCGATGATTGGTTGCTACTTGTAGGTGGTGCGGTGGCCATTGTACTGGGCATGATCAACGTAGTGGGAGGTTTTGCCGTTACGGATCGGATGTTGGATATGTTTAAGAAAAAGAAAAGCTAG
- a CDS encoding NAD(P)(+) transhydrogenase (Re/Si-specific) subunit beta has translation MLEAVINLAYLVGALAFVLGLRRLSSPDTAKNGNRLAAIGMGIAIVATLLTPGGNGTLIWILGAMLVGAIIGWRAATKVEMTEMPQLVSIFNGLGGASAVALGGLELQRIVGGTQSATINEMLILLLTLFIGGVAFTGSILAYLKLDGKVWDEKITLPRHSLINGIFLLGLVAFMAYLCLFPAQLTTGMLILFTVLTLIYGFSFVAPIGGADMPVVISLLNSFTGLSAAAAGLIYDNQIMLVGGILVGASGTILTVLMCNAMNRSLFNVLIGGFSASGGTSKAASGDQNVIEVSLSDLAIHMYYSQKVMVVPGYGLAVAQAQKACKELDELLEANQVEVKYAIHPVAGRMPGHMNVLLAEVDIPYNKLLDLEEANAELKDTDVVIIVGANDVVNPAAEDDPGSSIYGMPVLQVWNAKQVVVLKRSMRPGYAGIENPLFFHERTKMLFGDAKDSLQKLVSEVKNQ, from the coding sequence ATGTTAGAAGCAGTTATCAATTTAGCTTATTTGGTAGGCGCGCTGGCTTTTGTGCTGGGGCTGCGCCGGCTTAGTTCACCAGATACCGCCAAAAACGGTAATCGCCTGGCCGCCATAGGCATGGGCATTGCTATTGTGGCCACCTTGCTCACTCCCGGCGGCAACGGTACCCTGATCTGGATATTGGGTGCCATGCTCGTAGGTGCCATCATTGGTTGGCGAGCGGCGACCAAAGTAGAAATGACCGAAATGCCCCAGCTGGTCTCCATTTTCAATGGTCTTGGAGGGGCGAGTGCTGTGGCACTTGGCGGCCTGGAGTTACAGCGCATCGTAGGTGGTACCCAAAGTGCCACCATCAACGAAATGCTGATCCTGCTACTCACCTTGTTTATCGGTGGGGTAGCTTTCACGGGTAGTATCCTGGCTTATCTAAAACTTGATGGCAAAGTGTGGGATGAAAAAATCACCCTACCCCGTCATAGCCTCATCAACGGCATCTTTCTGCTGGGACTGGTGGCGTTCATGGCCTACCTCTGCCTCTTCCCCGCACAATTGACAACAGGGATGCTGATCCTCTTTACGGTACTGACCCTCATTTACGGCTTCTCTTTTGTAGCTCCGATCGGTGGTGCCGACATGCCGGTGGTGATCTCTCTGCTCAACTCTTTTACTGGGCTTTCGGCCGCCGCAGCGGGTCTGATTTATGACAATCAGATCATGCTGGTGGGGGGCATCCTGGTAGGTGCATCCGGCACCATCCTCACCGTCTTGATGTGTAATGCCATGAACCGCTCACTCTTCAATGTCCTCATCGGAGGCTTTAGCGCCAGCGGAGGAACCAGCAAAGCCGCTAGTGGCGACCAAAACGTGATAGAAGTGAGCCTGTCCGATTTGGCAATACATATGTATTACTCGCAAAAAGTAATGGTCGTCCCCGGTTACGGTTTGGCCGTAGCGCAGGCCCAAAAAGCCTGTAAAGAACTGGATGAATTGCTGGAAGCCAATCAGGTAGAGGTAAAGTACGCCATCCACCCCGTAGCAGGCCGCATGCCTGGACACATGAATGTGCTGCTAGCCGAAGTAGACATCCCCTATAACAAATTACTGGATCTGGAAGAAGCAAATGCCGAACTGAAAGACACCGACGTGGTGATTATTGTAGGTGCCAACGACGTCGTCAATCCTGCAGCCGAAGACGACCCGGGAAGTTCCATTTACGGCATGCCTGTCTTACAAGTTTGGAATGCCAAGCAGGTGGTCGTCCTCAAACGGAGTATGCGCCCCGGCTACGCAGGGATCGAAAATCCGCTCTTCTTCCACGAAAGAACCAAGATGCTCTTTGGCGACGCGAAGGACTCTTTGCAGAAACTGGTGAGTGAGGTAAAGAATCAGTAG
- a CDS encoding DUF1573 domain-containing protein, with product MKANFSAYPLVITLVMCCISFSLQAQEVPFEGLSIPISVKEATVEPTLGPITEISFTETTFDFGTVEEGTIVTHVFTLTNTGQEPLVLTDAKGSCGCTIPQWPREPLAPGETASITVEFNSKNKMGKRNQRVTVTANTDPAQSFIYLTGEVTPRSDVDFTISPSTDELEEDASQVEAIDPDCFAIYPNPTAELLRLDMEGNIGATATISIFSKTGQLMAERKIDRVEGTIEFQVGHYPAGLYIAHVKMEGKQMQPRCFVVVD from the coding sequence ATGAAAGCTAATTTTTCTGCATACCCTCTCGTCATCACACTCGTAATGTGTTGCATTTCCTTCAGCCTCCAAGCACAAGAAGTACCCTTTGAGGGATTATCCATCCCTATCTCGGTCAAAGAAGCAACTGTAGAACCAACGCTTGGCCCCATCACCGAAATCAGCTTTACCGAGACTACTTTTGATTTTGGCACGGTGGAAGAAGGTACTATCGTTACCCACGTTTTTACGCTTACCAATACCGGGCAGGAGCCCTTGGTTTTGACGGATGCCAAAGGTAGCTGTGGTTGTACGATACCTCAATGGCCTCGCGAGCCCCTTGCGCCAGGAGAAACCGCCTCCATTACGGTAGAGTTTAATTCTAAAAACAAAATGGGTAAACGCAACCAAAGGGTCACTGTCACGGCCAATACCGACCCTGCGCAATCGTTTATCTATCTGACGGGCGAAGTGACCCCTCGGTCAGATGTTGACTTTACTATTTCTCCCTCCACCGACGAACTGGAAGAAGATGCCTCCCAAGTAGAAGCCATTGACCCCGATTGTTTTGCGATCTATCCCAACCCCACGGCCGAGCTCCTTCGCCTCGACATGGAAGGCAACATCGGTGCCACCGCCACCATCAGCATCTTCTCCAAGACGGGCCAACTCATGGCGGAGCGTAAAATTGACCGCGTAGAAGGTACTATCGAGTTTCAGGTGGGTCACTACCCTGCCGGACTCTACATTGCCCACGTAAAGATGGAGGGCAAGCAAATGCAGCCCCGTTGTTTTGTGGTGGTGG
- a CDS encoding DUF2911 domain-containing protein — protein sequence MKFNTLLLVGLLVGMFGAAQAQEIKFGDLDKSPMDAAHYPRRAAFQNYLGEDDADRTQLVKVLYCRPAKKDRAIFGALVPYGQDWRLGANEATEVTFYQPVLIGNTTVPAGTYTMFAQVYPDQWIIKISTERFIGGSENRDVTKDIAAVVVPTTTVADVRESFVIGFQKVDDQNANMIFEWDQTRATLPINFNPPSLAGDDASPMDLVQYPNMSRLRNYVEEADLEANEPQVRVVYSRPQMKGRKIFGELLEFGEVWRVGANETTTITFFYDVTIAGTAIKAGTYGLFAIVNKDNWEFIIHKNVQSWGNANHNDEDNILKVVAKTEKTPSTLEALSMTFVEKGTNQIDLVVGWENTMARLPITVNK from the coding sequence ATGAAATTCAATACCCTTCTTTTAGTTGGCCTGTTGGTAGGCATGTTTGGCGCAGCACAAGCGCAAGAGATCAAATTTGGTGACCTCGACAAGAGCCCTATGGATGCCGCGCATTACCCACGTCGGGCAGCTTTCCAGAATTACCTTGGAGAGGACGATGCCGATCGTACCCAGTTGGTAAAAGTACTGTACTGTCGACCAGCCAAGAAAGACCGTGCCATCTTTGGCGCACTGGTACCTTACGGCCAGGATTGGCGCTTGGGAGCTAATGAAGCGACGGAAGTGACGTTCTACCAGCCTGTACTCATTGGCAATACCACCGTACCTGCGGGCACCTATACCATGTTTGCGCAGGTATACCCTGATCAGTGGATCATCAAAATCTCTACCGAACGCTTCATCGGCGGATCGGAGAACCGTGATGTAACCAAGGACATTGCCGCCGTTGTGGTGCCTACGACGACGGTAGCCGATGTGCGGGAAAGTTTTGTGATCGGTTTCCAGAAAGTAGACGATCAAAATGCTAACATGATCTTCGAATGGGACCAAACCCGTGCAACCTTACCCATCAACTTCAACCCTCCAAGCTTGGCGGGTGATGATGCCAGCCCCATGGATTTGGTGCAGTACCCCAACATGTCGCGCCTGCGTAATTACGTAGAAGAAGCCGACCTGGAAGCCAACGAGCCTCAGGTACGGGTTGTTTACAGCCGTCCTCAAATGAAGGGCCGCAAGATTTTCGGTGAGTTGTTGGAATTTGGCGAAGTGTGGCGCGTAGGTGCCAACGAAACCACGACCATCACTTTCTTCTACGATGTAACCATCGCAGGTACAGCCATTAAAGCAGGTACTTACGGTTTGTTTGCTATAGTCAACAAAGACAACTGGGAGTTTATCATCCACAAGAATGTACAATCTTGGGGCAATGCCAACCACAACGACGAAGACAATATCCTCAAAGTGGTCGCTAAAACCGAGAAAACACCAAGCACCCTCGAAGCCCTTTCTATGACTTTCGTAGAAAAAGGAACCAACCAAATCGACCTCGTCGTAGGTTGGGAAAATACCATGGCGCGTTTGCCGATCACGGTGAACAAGTAA